In the Candidatus Bathyarchaeota archaeon genome, AAAAAATATCATCTTGACATTTTAGAAGATTTTGTCTTTCTCTCTTGATTAACTCTTTCCAAGCAATCTATTAGAGTAGTCTCCATACCTAATCCTACATAACCTTAAATCACTCTTAGAATTATCATTTTTCGGGTAGTTACCCTACCTAAAAGTGCGAAAAATTGGAAAGTCTAAAAGGAGAAAGCAAAAACAGAGGAACGATTGGCTATTGGGCTACACATGAATACTCTAGGCGCGCGGTTGTTGACTTAGACGGTAAAGAGTTCTGTGGTTGGGGCGCGTTGGCTAAGATGTGTGAGGCTGCTATGGATGCTTCGCGTTACACTTGGGAGCAAAAGTTTCTATGCCAAAGAGATAGAGCCTTAGTTGCTATACTGTTCTTGACGGGCTGCAGAGCCGAAGAGGTTGCTAGGCTGCGGAAGTCTATGTTTAGTTTTGACGAAGAATGGATCTACGGTAAAGGAATCCCGGTTGTGAAGTCGTGGCGATACATAGACAACAAGAAAACTAGAGAAGAGAAACAAGCGCGTGGCGAGAAGCCTAGAACAAAGAGCCTACAGAAAACACGCGAGATAGTTTTTCCTAGACGCGAGCCTCTAAGTGAGCTGCTAATAGAATGGCTAGATCAAGTGCAAGACTACCTATTCCCCTCTAAGTTTCACCGACACCGCAAACACCTAAGTCCGATAAGAGCCTACCAAATAGTAACCGATCTAGCAAAAAGAACAGGCTTCGACATGTGGCCTCACAGAATCCGATCAGAACGTGCTAGTCAACTAGGAAGCGAATACGGATATAGAACCCGGGATATAATGCGGTTCTTTGCGTGGGAATCAGAGAAAACAGCTAGACGCTACGTTCACGAAAGCCTAGAAGATATAAAGCTACGGATACCCATAATAAGCTACGACATAGAAGTTAAGGATTCGCTAGGACTCACGTAACTTGCTCACTATTATTTCAAAACTTTCATTCCAATCCTTAATTGAAAGGTTCGGGAATGACCATGTTGCGTGGGGATTATAGAATCTGTCTAGACTTATTGTCTTAACGTTTCTGGAAAAGTGTTTTAGTCCTGCTAAGATTACGAATTGCATGTAGTAAGGGAGCCCCATGAATAATGCAAGGTCATATGGACCTTCTCCGTCTAAACCTCTCCATTCCGGATCTGTAAGCCTACTTCCAATATCCATCGCGGACATCCAACCTGCAGGCTGAAAACCTCTCTTAATAAATTCGGTTGTCACATGAGCTGTAGCAACCACTGGAACACCTGCAGCCTTACTCATGCAGATTGCATAGTCAATCATTTTAACATCATCTGAATAATCCTCAGCAGCGTGGTGTCCAACAATCAAAATGGGACGCGTTGCCCTCTTTACCATTGCGACAACCACCTCAGGCTTTAAAATGAGAAGAGCCTTCTTTGGACCTGCAATCTCGGCTTTTTGCCACGGTTCTGCTTTTACACCCATGTCATTCACCTTTCCTCTTTCTAATAAGCCTAGGTAGTAGCGTTGGATCTGGGATTCTCGTCTCTTTCCATCCCTTTTCTTCTAAGACTTTGAGGATTTCATCTTTCATGGTGATAGGTATGTCAGCATTGTTTCGGACGAAGAGGTGTATGTCGTCAGGCATAATGCCATAGAGACGCCTGTGCAGGTCAATGTAATGGGTTAACTTTATGGCGCGACCCTTAGTCGTGTCGTTGGGTCTCATGACAAGCTTTGCTATAAGCACCATAGCTTCCTCTTTAGTCTCAGCCGTAGTAAAGAGATGTTCAGGAGCAGGACCTGCATAAACCTTGTCGCCCGTTCTAGCATCGAATACATACCAGTCTTCCTCTTTGTCTTTTCTTCCAAGAAGCATACGCCGATACTTAGATCCATGAGGCCCAACAATCACAGGTACACCAAGTCTCCAGAAGCCTGAGGCTATCGAGGCGGCTTTCTGGGACATGGCGCCCCAAGCAATTCCAACCGCTCCCACCCTGTTAAGGATATAATCAGCGATCTCCTCGTAGTTAGCCCGCAGTTTTCTCTTTGCGAAAATGCTCGCAATCTTGATGGCTGCTCCAGCTATGTGGGAGTTCGAGACGCAGGAGCCTACGTTGAGAATGCCGCCAGCTTCAAAGGCGCCCGGATATTTCTCATAGAGGGTTTTTCCCTCCTCATCCTTCACCATTGCTATAGACATAGCCGCGCATCCTGAAGCGATAACGATAAACCTACGCTTCGCAAACTCCTCAGCAATCTCTGCAACCTCCTTTCCACCATGAGGGTAATTGGCACATCCTACTATAGCCACCACTCCAGGAATTTCACCGAGAACTATGGGACCGCCAACTTCCCTTATCTCCACGTCCTGAATGGCACCCCGCCCAACCCGCATCTTGAACTTCTCTTCCCATAAGTTTCCTTCGCCAGCTTTTACCATAAAGCTGTGCAACGGGAAGTCGTTTGGGCAAGCGCTGTCGCAACGGGCGCAACCTATACAATCCTCAAGTATTTCAGCCAGCGGGTTAAGGTCTCCTTTCGCGGCCGCCTTTATAGCATCAGGAATAGGTTGATTGTTTGGACAAGCTCGCATACACTCATTGCATCCAGTGCATTCCTTTGCAGCAGCAATAATTTCTTCTATTTCCGGAATAATCTTGAATTTATTTCGTTTTGGGGCTACAGCCATTACGGTTTCAACCGCAACTTCTCCAACTTTGTCTGGGTCTAAGATGAGTACTCCGGGAACTTTTTCCTCCACTAGGTCCGATATCACTTCTTTTGACAGGCTTTCTGTTCTGTTTTTGAGCCCTAGGCAATTTTTCGGGCTTGAAGCGATTACTGGTGCTTTGATTTTTTGGGCTTCAACCAGCGTGTCTGCTCGGATACATTGCTCGTCCACTACAATTAGGTCGGCTAGCCCGCTTCTGATGTAGCGCAGTTGCCATGAAATTGGTCCAATGATTTTTGCCATAGAGCTGTATCTGGTGATGTCGTGGGCCGTGCAGCATATGCCTACAACTTCAACTTTGCTTGACAATCCTTTGTCAGTTAGGTAGTCGATTATGCCAACGGAGGATGGAACATTATGGCCGATAACCAAAATTGTAGGTTTTGAGACGTCTGCTATGGCGAAGCCTAAATCAGTTAGAGGGGCTTCTGGGTCGCCTTTTGGAAAGCCAAGAACTGAAATCTGGGCCAAATCTGCGATTTCCATGCCAACCTGATCCACCATTCCTGCATGGAGAACTTTGGATTCGAAGTCTATGTTGCTTCCCTCCTGCCCCGTGTGAGTAGCGGAGAGAAGATGAGTAACTTGTTCTTCGCAGTAATCGAGGGCGTCCTCTAAATCTTTGAGCTTCTGGGGTCTAACGCCGCAGACTAAGCGGGTTACTGGTGCTTCTATGTCTATGTTTAAGCCTCCCACATCGAGAGAACTATTTCGACCATACTTCTCTATCAAGTGTTCCACTAGATGTCGGACGTGAGCAATGTGCGTGGCGGCTCCGATGCAGCAGGCAAGCAGGACTATGCGTGATTGTTGGGCTGCCATGTTCAGTCCACAGGCTCCTCGTTTGTCTCCTGATAGGTCGCATTTTCCGAAGGTGCAGAGGCAGCAGACATCGCAGAAAGGTAGGTAGAAGGGTTTGTATTTGTTGAGGAGTTTCATGTCCCACTCTCGCAGGTCGGTTATGGAAGGGTATGGGGTTGGACCCATGGGTTCTTCCCATGTTTCTTCGAGAATCTTGCCAATGGACAATTCAAGATCCTTTAAGACAGTAACATCTGTTTTCAATTCTTTTGCTTTCACAACTAACTCTTTCTTAGCCAATCTTCATAAACCTCGTTACAGGCATGGTATATAGAGTCTACTGAAATGTTGGAAATCCTAATTAACCTTTCTAAGTGCGAATAAACAAAAAATGAGTTGTACACATAGATTTTCAGTTTGATTTAACGAGTTTAATAACCTACTTTTTTCATTAGCTTTTTCACTGAAATGTATGCGGGAGATGAAGAGGGTAGTTCAAGTAAAGATTTTCCAGACAGAACACAGCTTTCAACATTTTTGTCGTAAGCAATTTTCCCCAGATATGGCAATTTTATTCTTTTTTCAACTTCTGCTTCCAGTTTCTCTAGAACCCGATAGCCTGCGACAACGTAGAAGTTTTTAAAATTTATCTGAACCTCTTTGGCGACTCTGTATGCTCGTTCAATATGATTGAAGGATTTCTGAGAGGGGTCTATTATGTCAAATATGTCATCGACCTGAGAAGTTATTCTCCTATTAAGATGCTCTAGCCCAGCAGGAGAATCGACAAGAACATGCTTATATGTTTTCGTCAAATGTTCCAAGGCTTTTTTTAATGCAGCATCGGGTAGACAGTAACAGCCTTCAATAAATTTTGTTCCAACAGCGATTAAATCGAAAGAATTTCCTTCGTATAATCCTTTTTCCCAGATTTTGCTTTCCATCCTTTCTGAAGGAGGCACTCCGACTGTAGTTCCTCCTTCCTCCTTGAAAGTTTCAATCAATAATTCGGATATAGTCTTCTTTCCTTCTTCTTTGAGGTCTACGCCAACCATTTCTCCTAAGTTTTGATCGGGATCTACATCTACAAGAAGTAAGGGAGTATTGCCCTTTTCAATTAAGTACTTGGCGATAAGGGCAACGAAAGTTGTTTTTCCGCTCCCTCCTCTACCTGCAGAAACAAGCCTTTTCATCCATCATGCCTCCTTTTTGTTTTATTCTGCCAATTCTTATACTTTGCGTGCGCTTGCAAAAAATAGTGCACACCAGTTTTAATAGAGATTGTAAGAAGATGAAGTTGTTAGCTTTTACTACTGCATAATCTGAGTTATCTTGGTACCTAATTTTTCAATAGTTTGTACCGCAAAAGACTCTTCATATTTAAGCGGAGTTTCTCCCCGCATCTCCGCCTCTACAACCTGCTCATCGAAAGGCACGAAATCCAGCACATTTAAGCTATTGTTTTCAGCAAATTTCTTAATCGCGTCCCTCTGAATTTCAGCTGCAACCTTATTACCAACCAGAAAAACCTGTTTAATGCCTGCGTTCTCGGCCAATTTATGGATGCGCTTGGCGGTTTCCAACGATTTTATGCTTGAATCTGTAACAATTAACATTGTGTCTACATGCTTGGCGGTTCCTCTGCCCAAATGCTCGACGCCAGCTTCCATGTCGAGGAGAACCACTTCGTCCCGCTCTACTACTAAATGGCGAAGCAAAGCGCGAACAACAGCGTTTGCAGCGCAAGTGCATCCTGAGCCCATCGAGCGCACTGTTCCCATCACTATCAAATTGACATTGCATGGAGTTTGAACAGAAAAATCTCTAACGGTGTCGTCTACGGTGAAAAAG is a window encoding:
- a CDS encoding site-specific integrase, translating into MESLKGESKNRGTIGYWATHEYSRRAVVDLDGKEFCGWGALAKMCEAAMDASRYTWEQKFLCQRDRALVAILFLTGCRAEEVARLRKSMFSFDEEWIYGKGIPVVKSWRYIDNKKTREEKQARGEKPRTKSLQKTREIVFPRREPLSELLIEWLDQVQDYLFPSKFHRHRKHLSPIRAYQIVTDLAKRTGFDMWPHRIRSERASQLGSEYGYRTRDIMRFFAWESEKTARRYVHESLEDIKLRIPIISYDIEVKDSLGLT
- the cdhB gene encoding CO dehydrogenase/acetyl-CoA synthase complex subunit epsilon, with translation MGVKAEPWQKAEIAGPKKALLILKPEVVVAMVKRATRPILIVGHHAAEDYSDDVKMIDYAICMSKAAGVPVVATAHVTTEFIKRGFQPAGWMSAMDIGSRLTDPEWRGLDGEGPYDLALFMGLPYYMQFVILAGLKHFSRNVKTISLDRFYNPHATWSFPNLSIKDWNESFEIIVSKLRES
- the cdhA gene encoding CO dehydrogenase/acetyl-CoA synthase complex subunit alpha, with protein sequence MAKKELVVKAKELKTDVTVLKDLELSIGKILEETWEEPMGPTPYPSITDLREWDMKLLNKYKPFYLPFCDVCCLCTFGKCDLSGDKRGACGLNMAAQQSRIVLLACCIGAATHIAHVRHLVEHLIEKYGRNSSLDVGGLNIDIEAPVTRLVCGVRPQKLKDLEDALDYCEEQVTHLLSATHTGQEGSNIDFESKVLHAGMVDQVGMEIADLAQISVLGFPKGDPEAPLTDLGFAIADVSKPTILVIGHNVPSSVGIIDYLTDKGLSSKVEVVGICCTAHDITRYSSMAKIIGPISWQLRYIRSGLADLIVVDEQCIRADTLVEAQKIKAPVIASSPKNCLGLKNRTESLSKEVISDLVEEKVPGVLILDPDKVGEVAVETVMAVAPKRNKFKIIPEIEEIIAAAKECTGCNECMRACPNNQPIPDAIKAAAKGDLNPLAEILEDCIGCARCDSACPNDFPLHSFMVKAGEGNLWEEKFKMRVGRGAIQDVEIREVGGPIVLGEIPGVVAIVGCANYPHGGKEVAEIAEEFAKRRFIVIASGCAAMSIAMVKDEEGKTLYEKYPGAFEAGGILNVGSCVSNSHIAGAAIKIASIFAKRKLRANYEEIADYILNRVGAVGIAWGAMSQKAASIASGFWRLGVPVIVGPHGSKYRRMLLGRKDKEEDWYVFDARTGDKVYAGPAPEHLFTTAETKEEAMVLIAKLVMRPNDTTKGRAIKLTHYIDLHRRLYGIMPDDIHLFVRNNADIPITMKDEILKVLEEKGWKETRIPDPTLLPRLIRKRKGE
- a CDS encoding AAA family ATPase translates to MKRLVSAGRGGSGKTTFVALIAKYLIEKGNTPLLLVDVDPDQNLGEMVGVDLKEEGKKTISELLIETFKEEGGTTVGVPPSERMESKIWEKGLYEGNSFDLIAVGTKFIEGCYCLPDAALKKALEHLTKTYKHVLVDSPAGLEHLNRRITSQVDDIFDIIDPSQKSFNHIERAYRVAKEVQINFKNFYVVAGYRVLEKLEAEVEKRIKLPYLGKIAYDKNVESCVLSGKSLLELPSSSPAYISVKKLMKKVGY
- a CDS encoding P-loop NTPase, with product MKIAVSGKGGVGKTLIAGALACSFARKGLKTIAIDADPSPNLALTLGLPIEKTREIVPISENKKLVESKTSTEFSGVYRIFFTVDDTVRDFSVQTPCNVNLIVMGTVRSMGSGCTCAANAVVRALLRHLVVERDEVVLLDMEAGVEHLGRGTAKHVDTMLIVTDSSIKSLETAKRIHKLAENAGIKQVFLVGNKVAAEIQRDAIKKFAENNSLNVLDFVPFDEQVVEAEMRGETPLKYEESFAVQTIEKLGTKITQIMQ